The Leptospira paudalimensis region CTAAAATCAATTGCATGGACACAGTCACATGTGGTGAGAAGCCCATTGGCCAGGATTATGGGATTAACCCAACTCATTCGGACTGGAAGTTTGACAAAAGAGGAAGAGGATAAGAGTTTAGGTTATTTATTAGATTCTGCTAATGAGCTTGACGATGTCATTGGGGATATTGTAAGAAAGTCCCAAGAAGTGATACCACCAGAATTTAATTCGAAAACATAAGGATTTTCACTTGCCACTTTTCTGAATTTGGTTCTAATTCTGTCACCATGGTTCTTTCCACATTTTTATCAGATTTGTTTTTGTCCTTAGTTTCGCTCAGTGTAGCGTATCGTTTTTTTGGTAAATCATCAATCCCATCTCGTTCCGCATTGTATGGGTTTGCGATCATAGGTATCTCTGCAGGACTTGGGTCCATTCATTTTTTAGGCATCAATACTCTCGATCCAATCTATCGTTTTTTTGTAGGCCTCTCTGGTTGTCTTGGTGTTCCACTCATCGGGCTTGCATTTTTTCATTTTTCCTTTCGTTCCATTTCGGAAAAAACTTTTTTCCTACTCATCACAATCCTTTTTGTGTTGTATTTGGTATTTGCTTACTTGGCTCCTTTGCCAATTTATTCGACAGTCGTCGGTGGAATTGCAATGGTCATCGTACTTGTCAGTTCCATCATACGTTTTCCGAAGCACAACCAAGCAGCTACGATGGGCATCGTGGGAGCAGTTTTGTTTATATTAGCAGGATTAGTGATTGGTACGAAGGGGTCATCAGGACCTTTCCTGAACGTTGATATCTTTCATGTGTTACTTGCGATTGCGAATTATTGTTTAGGTGAAGGAATTCGAAAAATAAGCTAG contains the following coding sequences:
- a CDS encoding DUF6962 family protein, whose product is MVLSTFLSDLFLSLVSLSVAYRFFGKSSIPSRSALYGFAIIGISAGLGSIHFLGINTLDPIYRFFVGLSGCLGVPLIGLAFFHFSFRSISEKTFFLLITILFVLYLVFAYLAPLPIYSTVVGGIAMVIVLVSSIIRFPKHNQAATMGIVGAVLFILAGLVIGTKGSSGPFLNVDIFHVLLAIANYCLGEGIRKIS